The following coding sequences are from one Streptomyces angustmyceticus window:
- a CDS encoding NAD(P)/FAD-dependent oxidoreductase — protein sequence MERRRIAVVGGGVSGLTAAYVLQRGGCEVSLYEADDRLGGHAHTHETTSADGRVVRVDSGFIVHNERTYPLLLRLFGELGVTTQDSEMSMSVRCEGCGLEYAGARGPAGLFAQPRSALRGRYLRMLTEVRAFHRAARTALAAERGDRLTLGAFLGECGFSRYFVTHFVTPLVSAVWSCAPTTAMEYPAVYLFRFLEHHGLLSVSGSPQWKTVTGGSIEYVGRVAKQLTAVRTGTPVRAVRRGGGRAGIVTEDGTEQTYDAVVVAVHPDQALRMLADPTDDERRVLGAFSYSRNTTLLHGDTSLLPRARGARASWNYLMASCTTPADKVQVTYDMNRLQRLDTPEDHLVTLNATDRVAPDRVLARMVYEHPLYTPEAVAAQQSLPHLNTAVTAFAGAYHGWGFHEDGCRSGVQAAADLGVRW from the coding sequence GTGGAGCGTCGACGGATAGCTGTGGTGGGCGGCGGGGTTTCGGGACTGACCGCCGCGTATGTGCTGCAGCGAGGCGGCTGCGAGGTGTCGCTGTACGAGGCCGACGACCGCCTCGGCGGCCACGCCCACACCCACGAAACGACCTCGGCGGACGGCCGGGTGGTACGCGTCGACAGCGGCTTCATCGTCCACAACGAACGCACCTACCCGCTGCTGCTCCGGCTCTTCGGCGAACTCGGGGTGACCACCCAGGACTCCGAGATGAGCATGTCCGTACGGTGCGAGGGCTGCGGCCTGGAGTACGCCGGCGCCCGCGGTCCCGCGGGGCTGTTCGCCCAGCCGCGCAGCGCCCTGCGCGGGCGCTACCTGCGGATGCTGACCGAGGTCCGGGCCTTCCACCGGGCGGCGCGCACCGCGCTCGCCGCGGAGCGCGGGGACCGGCTGACCCTCGGAGCGTTCCTGGGCGAGTGCGGCTTCTCGCGGTACTTCGTCACCCACTTCGTCACCCCGCTGGTGTCCGCGGTGTGGTCCTGCGCCCCCACGACGGCCATGGAGTATCCGGCCGTCTACCTCTTCCGCTTCCTGGAGCACCACGGCCTGCTCTCCGTCAGCGGCTCGCCGCAGTGGAAGACCGTGACCGGCGGCTCGATCGAGTACGTCGGGCGGGTGGCCAAGCAGCTCACGGCGGTCCGCACCGGCACCCCGGTGCGCGCGGTGCGCCGCGGCGGCGGCCGGGCCGGCATCGTCACCGAGGACGGTACGGAGCAGACTTACGACGCGGTGGTGGTCGCCGTCCACCCCGACCAGGCCCTGCGGATGCTCGCCGACCCCACCGACGACGAACGGCGGGTCCTGGGCGCCTTCTCCTACTCGCGCAACACCACCCTGCTGCACGGCGACACCTCGCTGCTGCCGCGCGCCCGCGGGGCCCGGGCCTCGTGGAACTACCTGATGGCCTCCTGCACCACCCCCGCCGACAAGGTGCAGGTCACCTACGACATGAACCGGCTGCAGCGGCTGGACACCCCGGAGGACCACCTCGTCACCCTCAACGCCACCGACCGGGTCGCCCCCGACCGGGTCCTGGCCCGCATGGTCTACGAACACCCCCTCTACACACCGGAGGCGGTCGCCGCCCAGCAGAGCCTGCCGCACCTGAACACCGCGGTCACCGCCTTCGCCGGCGCCTACCACGGCTGGGGATTCCACGAGGACGGCTGCCGCTCCGGCGTCCAGGCCGCCGCGGACCTGGGGGTGCGCTGGTGA
- a CDS encoding anti-sigma factor, whose protein sequence is MNTVDLHTLTGAYALGALSEQEAAEFGRHLAQCDACTREVRELQETAARLALAVAEVPPADLRTRVMAALPEVRQLPPIPREATVLPMRRRTRRRLPYLAAAACLVVAAVAGGLAVKARQDADAQRERSVRAEQQAAVVSALMAAPDATFHTTALKGGGSGTVVASKRMGRAAFLYRGLPALPEQRVYELWYSRDGSMVPAGLVEPGRSSGTMLLTGGPQGADGVGVTAEPPGGSRTPTSPPLGLLRV, encoded by the coding sequence GTGAACACCGTCGATCTGCACACGCTCACCGGTGCCTACGCCCTGGGCGCGCTGTCCGAGCAGGAGGCCGCGGAGTTCGGCCGCCACCTCGCCCAGTGCGACGCCTGCACCCGGGAGGTACGGGAACTGCAGGAGACCGCGGCCCGGCTCGCGCTGGCGGTCGCCGAGGTGCCCCCGGCGGACCTCAGGACCCGGGTGATGGCGGCCCTGCCCGAGGTCCGGCAGCTGCCGCCGATACCGCGCGAGGCGACCGTGCTCCCCATGCGCCGGCGGACGCGCCGCCGCCTGCCCTACCTCGCGGCCGCCGCCTGTCTCGTCGTCGCCGCGGTCGCCGGCGGACTGGCCGTCAAGGCCCGGCAGGACGCCGACGCACAGCGGGAACGTTCCGTCCGCGCCGAGCAGCAGGCGGCCGTGGTCAGCGCCCTGATGGCCGCGCCGGACGCCACCTTCCACACCACCGCCCTCAAGGGCGGGGGCAGCGGGACGGTGGTGGCCTCCAAGCGGATGGGACGGGCCGCCTTCCTGTACCGCGGGCTGCCGGCCCTGCCGGAGCAGCGGGTGTACGAACTCTGGTACAGCCGCGACGGCAGCATGGTGCCCGCCGGACTCGTCGAGCCCGGCCGCTCCTCCGGCACGATGCTGCTGACCGGCGGACCGCAGGGCGCGGACGGCGTCGGCGTCACGGCCGAACCGCCGGGCGGCTCCCGCACTCCCACCAGCCCGCCGCTGGGCCTGCTGCGGGTGTGA
- the sigK gene encoding ECF RNA polymerase sigma factor SigK — MPVAARGDRSSAPHSGALETLLDRVSRGDQQAFESLYTAVAGSVLGLVRRVVRDPAQSEEVAQEVLIDVWRSAARYDARQGSAMAWIMTLAHRRAVDRVRSAQAAADRDHRAGVHAYTAAFDEVSEQVERRLEREQVRRCLGQLTELQRESVTLAYYRGYTYRETADLLGTALGTVKTRLRDGLIRLRDCLGVSA, encoded by the coding sequence ATGCCCGTCGCAGCCCGCGGCGACCGATCCTCAGCGCCGCATTCCGGTGCCCTGGAAACCCTGCTCGACCGCGTCTCGCGCGGTGACCAGCAAGCGTTCGAGAGTCTCTACACCGCGGTGGCCGGGTCGGTCCTGGGCCTGGTGCGCCGGGTGGTGCGGGATCCGGCCCAGTCCGAGGAGGTGGCACAGGAGGTGCTGATCGACGTGTGGCGGTCGGCGGCCCGGTACGACGCGCGGCAGGGCAGCGCCATGGCCTGGATCATGACCCTGGCCCACCGGCGGGCGGTGGACCGGGTGCGCTCGGCCCAGGCGGCGGCCGATCGCGACCACCGGGCCGGAGTGCACGCCTACACCGCGGCCTTCGACGAGGTCAGCGAACAGGTCGAACGGCGTCTGGAGCGCGAGCAGGTGCGCCGCTGCCTGGGACAGCTCACCGAACTGCAGCGGGAGTCGGTGACGCTCGCCTACTACCGCGGGTACACCTACCGGGAGACCGCCGACCTGCTGGGCACGGCGCTGGGCACGGTCAAGACACGGCTGCGCGACGGTCTGATCCGGCTGCGCGACTGCCTGGGGGTGTCGGCGTGA
- a CDS encoding lycopene cyclase family protein — protein MRDADAVIVGAGAAGLSLAHRLCAPAPGAGTPRVLLVDAPPGPLTPRERTWCYWEAPGGALDSALTASWDLLRVHGPDGAATTGRLAPFRYKMLRSRDFEELVGARLSGHGGVARVAATVESVRDVTGGAEVRGRDAAGRPVVLRARWAFDSRPGGRLPPARTTLQQHFRGWFVRTRQPAFDPTTADLMDFRTPQPAHGLSFGYVLPLSEHTALVEYTEFSRRVLDTAAYERALHHYTARVLRLGGFRVTAVEQGAIPMTDGRFPRRAGRAVFRIGTAGGATRASTGYTFAAVQRQSAHIAAALLAGRPPLPPPAHATRHRAMDAVLLRALDSGRVDGAEFFTGLFRAVPTERLLRFLDGRSRLWEDLAIGLRTPVLPMLRTAAELPLLPRRATVR, from the coding sequence GTGCGGGACGCGGATGCCGTCATCGTCGGCGCGGGAGCGGCCGGGCTGTCGCTCGCCCACCGGCTGTGCGCCCCGGCACCGGGTGCCGGGACGCCACGGGTGCTGCTGGTCGACGCGCCGCCCGGGCCGCTCACCCCGCGGGAACGGACCTGGTGCTACTGGGAGGCGCCGGGCGGCGCCCTCGACTCCGCGCTGACCGCTTCGTGGGACCTGCTGCGCGTGCACGGACCCGACGGGGCGGCGACGACGGGACGGCTCGCGCCCTTCCGGTACAAGATGCTGCGCTCGCGCGACTTCGAGGAACTGGTCGGCGCCCGGCTGTCGGGCCACGGCGGCGTCGCCCGGGTCGCCGCGACGGTGGAGTCCGTACGGGACGTGACCGGCGGCGCGGAGGTGCGGGGGCGCGACGCGGCGGGGCGGCCGGTGGTCCTCCGGGCGCGCTGGGCGTTCGACTCCCGCCCCGGCGGCCGGCTCCCGCCGGCCCGCACCACCCTCCAACAGCACTTCCGGGGCTGGTTCGTGCGCACCCGGCAGCCGGCGTTCGACCCCACGACAGCGGACCTGATGGACTTCCGCACCCCGCAGCCCGCGCACGGCCTGTCCTTCGGGTATGTGCTGCCCCTGAGCGAGCACACCGCGCTCGTGGAGTACACCGAGTTCTCCCGCCGGGTCCTCGACACCGCCGCGTACGAGCGGGCGCTGCACCACTACACGGCGCGGGTGCTGCGGCTGGGCGGGTTCCGGGTGACCGCCGTGGAGCAGGGCGCGATCCCGATGACCGACGGGCGGTTCCCGCGGCGGGCGGGCCGCGCGGTGTTCCGCATCGGGACCGCGGGCGGCGCCACCCGTGCGTCGACCGGCTACACCTTCGCCGCCGTCCAGCGGCAGTCCGCGCACATCGCGGCCGCCCTGCTGGCGGGCCGGCCGCCGCTCCCCCCGCCCGCGCACGCCACCCGGCACCGGGCGATGGACGCCGTGCTGCTGCGGGCGCTCGACAGCGGCCGGGTGGACGGCGCGGAGTTCTTCACCGGGCTGTTCCGCGCGGTGCCGACGGAGCGGCTGCTGCGGTTCCTCGACGGCCGCTCCCGCCTGTGGGAGGACCTCGCCATCGGCCTGCGCACGCCCGTGCTGCCCATGCTCCGTACCGCCGCCGAACTTCCGCTGCTGCCACGTCGGGCCACCGTGCGGTGA
- a CDS encoding FAD-dependent oxidoreductase, protein MTAKGRARGGAARHGRDRRAERVPGPPGRERVPDGGPAAAVIGGGIAGLAAATALAERGVRVTLYERGADLGGRLAGWPVRLADGSAATMSRGFHAFFPQYYNLRGLLRRIDPGLDVLRRLPDYPLHHRAGLRDSFARVPRTPPWSALGFAALSPTFTWRDLVRMRPGAALPLLDVRVPGVYERLDGISAQDFLSRIRFPEAARHLAFEVFSRSFFADPRELSAAELVLMFHIYFLGSSEGLLFDVPAEPFPQALWHPLGRYLTGHGVRLCTDTAVARVEPEDGGVRVVARDGERRFDAVVLAPDPGGLRQLVASSGKLGDAAWRARIGRLRTAPPFLVSRLWLERRVRTDRPGFLGTSGFGSLDNVSVLERWEGEAARWSARTGGSVLELHAYAVAPGADRDREQRRLVDQLHAVYPETRGVRIVDRRNEWRADCPLFPVGGFGDRPTVHTPDPRVVVAGDTVRTPFPVALMERAATTGFLAANALLRRWGVRGQTLWTVPGRGRSAALRWAARRGER, encoded by the coding sequence ATGACCGCCAAAGGGCGTGCGCGTGGCGGGGCCGCGCGGCACGGGCGCGACCGGCGGGCAGAGCGGGTGCCGGGGCCGCCGGGGCGGGAGCGGGTCCCGGACGGCGGGCCCGCCGCGGCGGTGATCGGCGGCGGTATCGCGGGCCTCGCGGCCGCGACCGCGCTGGCCGAGCGGGGCGTGCGGGTGACGCTGTACGAACGGGGAGCGGACCTGGGCGGGCGGCTGGCGGGCTGGCCCGTGCGGCTCGCCGACGGCTCGGCGGCGACCATGAGCCGCGGATTCCATGCGTTCTTCCCGCAGTACTACAACCTGCGGGGGCTGCTGCGCCGGATCGACCCGGGCCTGGACGTGCTCCGGCGACTGCCCGACTACCCGCTGCACCACCGTGCGGGCCTGCGGGACAGCTTCGCCCGGGTGCCGCGCACCCCGCCGTGGAGCGCCCTGGGCTTTGCCGCGCTCAGCCCCACCTTCACCTGGCGGGACCTGGTGCGGATGCGGCCCGGTGCGGCCCTGCCGCTGCTCGACGTGCGGGTGCCGGGGGTCTACGAGCGGCTGGACGGGATCAGCGCCCAGGACTTCCTCTCCCGTATCCGCTTCCCCGAGGCCGCGCGGCACCTCGCCTTCGAGGTGTTCTCCCGGAGCTTCTTCGCGGACCCGCGGGAACTGTCCGCCGCGGAACTGGTGTTGATGTTCCACATCTACTTTCTCGGCTCCAGCGAGGGACTGCTCTTCGACGTGCCCGCCGAGCCCTTCCCGCAGGCGCTGTGGCACCCTCTCGGCCGGTATCTGACGGGACACGGGGTGCGGCTGTGCACGGACACGGCGGTGGCGCGGGTCGAGCCGGAGGACGGCGGGGTGCGGGTCGTCGCACGGGACGGGGAGCGCCGGTTCGACGCGGTGGTGCTCGCGCCGGACCCCGGCGGACTGCGTCAACTCGTCGCGTCATCCGGGAAGTTGGGGGATGCCGCCTGGCGGGCGCGGATCGGGCGGCTGCGGACCGCGCCGCCCTTCCTGGTGTCACGGCTGTGGCTGGAACGGCGGGTGCGCACCGACCGGCCCGGTTTCCTGGGCACGAGTGGCTTCGGCTCGCTGGACAACGTCAGCGTGCTGGAGCGCTGGGAGGGGGAGGCGGCCCGCTGGTCGGCCCGCACCGGCGGCTCGGTGCTGGAACTGCACGCCTACGCGGTCGCCCCGGGAGCCGACCGGGATCGCGAACAGCGGCGCCTGGTGGACCAGTTGCACGCTGTCTATCCGGAGACCCGCGGCGTCCGGATCGTCGACCGGCGGAACGAGTGGCGGGCGGACTGCCCGCTGTTCCCGGTGGGCGGCTTCGGCGACCGGCCGACCGTGCACACGCCCGATCCGCGGGTGGTGGTCGCGGGTGACACGGTGCGCACCCCGTTCCCCGTCGCGCTGATGGAGCGCGCCGCGACGACCGGGTTCCTCGCCGCCAACGCCCTGTTGCGGCGCTGGGGGGTGCGCGGCCAGACCCTGTGGACGGTGCCGGGCAGGGGACGTTCCGCGGCGCTGCGGTGGGCGGCGCGGCGGGGCGAACGGTGA
- a CDS encoding DUF5914 domain-containing protein — translation MTPQARRNHRTPQAHRAGRTPRIPLRLRTGPVPWEAQRPTWRDARPARLADAVKAALARSSGNWFVLGASDGIGARRAVGRTVAGVEVVAWRDPAGRLLAGPGACPHLGAPLDRSPVHCGIVRCRWHGLALDGAPFAGWDPFPAHDDGLLAWVRLDAAGGEEPLPEPVLPRRPRTAGAVTAVHTVTGGCDPEDVIANRLDPWHGAWFHPYSFVDLTVVDTPAEHGAPHADGIAVEVSFKVAGRAVVPVTAVFTAPEPRTVVMHIVAGEGQGSVVETHATPLGADDRGRPRTAVTEAVIATSRRPGFALARAAAPALRPLMRAASRRLWRDDLAYAERRWELRSSGRFPG, via the coding sequence ATGACCCCTCAGGCCCGTCGGAACCACCGGACTCCTCAGGCTCATCGGGCCGGCCGGACTCCGCGCATCCCGCTCCGGCTGCGGACCGGGCCCGTGCCGTGGGAGGCCCAGCGGCCGACCTGGCGCGACGCCCGGCCCGCGCGCCTCGCCGACGCCGTCAAGGCCGCCCTCGCCCGCTCGTCCGGCAACTGGTTCGTCCTCGGCGCGTCCGACGGCATCGGCGCCCGGCGCGCCGTCGGTCGCACCGTCGCCGGCGTCGAGGTCGTCGCCTGGCGCGACCCGGCCGGGCGGCTGCTCGCCGGGCCGGGGGCCTGCCCGCACCTCGGCGCGCCCCTGGACCGCAGCCCCGTGCACTGCGGCATCGTCCGCTGCCGCTGGCACGGACTCGCCCTGGACGGCGCCCCGTTCGCCGGCTGGGACCCGTTCCCCGCCCACGACGACGGACTGCTGGCGTGGGTGCGCCTCGACGCGGCCGGCGGCGAGGAGCCGTTGCCCGAACCGGTGTTGCCCCGGCGGCCGCGCACGGCGGGTGCCGTCACCGCGGTCCACACCGTCACCGGCGGCTGCGACCCCGAGGACGTGATCGCCAACCGTCTCGACCCGTGGCACGGCGCATGGTTCCACCCCTACTCCTTCGTCGACCTCACCGTGGTGGACACCCCCGCGGAGCACGGCGCCCCGCACGCCGACGGCATCGCCGTCGAGGTCTCCTTCAAGGTCGCCGGGCGCGCCGTGGTCCCGGTCACGGCCGTCTTCACCGCGCCCGAGCCCCGTACGGTGGTGATGCACATCGTGGCGGGCGAGGGGCAGGGCTCCGTGGTGGAGACCCATGCCACGCCGCTGGGCGCCGACGACCGGGGGCGGCCGCGCACCGCGGTCACCGAGGCGGTCATCGCCACGTCCCGGCGTCCCGGCTTCGCCCTCGCGCGCGCGGCCGCCCCCGCCCTGCGCCCGCTGATGCGCGCCGCCTCGCGACGGCTGTGGCGGGACGACCTGGCCTACGCCGAACGCCGCTGGGAACTGCGCAGCAGCGGACGCTTCCCGGGCTGA
- a CDS encoding phytoene/squalene synthase family protein, producing MTARELDAAGITDPLLRDAYARCRRLNARHGKTYFLATRLLPVERRPAVHALYGFARRADDLVDEPGAGRSTADCARALDALQGCLEEALRGGETTEPVVRAVAHTAAVYRIDHRHFADFMASMRSDLTVTDYPTYEDLRRYVHGSAAVMGLEMLPVLGTVAPQDEAAPHAAALGVAFQLTNFLRDVGEDLDRGRIYLPADLLAAHGVDRALLRWSRDTGHRDPRITAAMAAAADLVRGVYREAAPGLALLDPVSRPCIRTAFVLYRAILDAVRDDGYAVLHRRAVVSRRRRAATALGGLARVTAARIAARRPAVRRPGTPYSGVPHRPQEETP from the coding sequence ATGACGGCTCGCGAACTGGACGCCGCAGGCATCACCGACCCCCTCCTGCGCGACGCCTACGCCCGGTGCCGCCGGCTCAACGCCCGGCACGGCAAGACCTACTTCCTCGCCACCCGGCTGCTGCCCGTGGAGCGCCGGCCGGCCGTCCACGCCCTGTACGGCTTCGCCCGCCGGGCCGACGACCTCGTCGACGAACCCGGAGCGGGCCGCTCGACCGCCGACTGCGCACGGGCGCTCGACGCCCTCCAGGGCTGCCTGGAGGAGGCCCTGCGCGGGGGAGAGACCACGGAACCGGTGGTGCGCGCGGTGGCCCACACCGCTGCCGTGTACCGCATCGACCACCGGCACTTCGCGGACTTCATGGCGTCGATGCGCAGCGATCTGACGGTGACGGACTACCCGACGTACGAGGACCTGCGGCGCTATGTGCACGGCTCGGCCGCGGTGATGGGGCTGGAGATGCTGCCGGTGCTCGGCACGGTCGCGCCGCAGGACGAGGCCGCGCCGCACGCCGCGGCCCTCGGCGTCGCCTTCCAGCTCACCAACTTCCTGCGCGACGTGGGGGAGGACCTCGACCGGGGCCGGATCTATCTGCCCGCCGACCTGCTGGCGGCGCACGGCGTCGACCGCGCGCTGCTGCGGTGGAGCCGCGACACCGGCCACCGCGACCCGCGGATCACCGCGGCCATGGCGGCCGCCGCCGACCTCGTCCGCGGCGTCTACCGCGAGGCGGCTCCCGGCCTCGCCCTGCTCGACCCGGTGTCGCGCCCGTGCATCCGCACCGCGTTCGTCCTCTACCGCGCCATCCTCGACGCCGTGCGCGACGACGGCTACGCCGTGCTGCACCGCCGCGCGGTGGTCTCCCGCAGACGCCGCGCGGCCACCGCCCTCGGCGGGCTGGCCCGGGTCACCGCCGCCCGGATCGCCGCCCGCCGCCCCGCCGTGCGGCGCCCAGGGACGCCGTACTCCGGGGTGCCGCACCGTCCGCAGGAGGAGACGCCATGA
- the crtI gene encoding phytoene desaturase family protein, with amino-acid sequence MRAVQGPTDHVVVVGAGLSGLSAALHLLGAGRRVTVVERETLPGGRAGRIDRHGYRIDTGPTVLTMPDLIDETFAAVGERLTDRLELRALHPAYRARFADGSELDVHTDPQAMEAEVERFAGPAAAHGYRRLRHWLQQLYAVQRHRFIDANFDSPLQLLHPDLVRLAALGGFGRLDHRIARFLPDPRLRRVFSFQALYAGVPPARALAAYAVIAYMDTVAGVYFPRGGMHALPRAMAAAAADAGAAFRYGHPVTRLERRGDRITAVVTAHERIPCDAVVLTPDLPVVHRLLGRRPRRPLRLRHAPSAVVLHAGTDRTWPRLAHHTLSFGAAWERTFDELTRTGRLMSDPSLLITRPTATDPGLAPPGRHLHYILAPCPNTETGPGAGDWHDLAPRYRDSLLAVLERRGLTGIGAATEMHHLVTPADWAAQGLAAGTPFSAAHTLAQTGPFRPRNLVRGTENAVLAGCGTTPGVGVPTVLLSGKLAAARITGPRATRSPAGTTRPTPRGTPA; translated from the coding sequence ATGAGAGCGGTTCAGGGCCCCACCGACCACGTCGTGGTGGTCGGCGCCGGTCTCTCCGGGCTGTCCGCCGCGCTGCACCTGCTCGGCGCGGGACGGCGGGTCACCGTCGTCGAGCGCGAGACGCTGCCCGGCGGCCGGGCCGGCCGCATCGACCGCCACGGCTACCGCATCGACACCGGTCCGACCGTGCTGACCATGCCGGACCTCATCGACGAGACCTTCGCGGCGGTCGGCGAGCGGCTCACCGACCGGCTGGAACTGCGGGCACTGCACCCGGCGTACCGCGCCCGCTTCGCCGACGGCAGCGAGCTGGACGTGCACACGGACCCACAGGCCATGGAGGCGGAGGTCGAACGGTTCGCCGGCCCCGCGGCGGCCCACGGCTACCGGCGGCTGCGGCACTGGCTCCAGCAGCTGTACGCGGTCCAGCGCCACCGCTTCATCGACGCCAACTTCGACTCACCGCTGCAACTGCTGCACCCGGACCTGGTCCGCCTCGCCGCGCTCGGCGGCTTCGGCCGGCTCGACCACCGCATCGCCCGCTTCCTGCCGGACCCGCGGCTGCGCCGGGTCTTCTCCTTCCAGGCGCTGTACGCCGGGGTGCCGCCCGCCCGCGCCCTGGCCGCCTACGCCGTCATCGCCTACATGGACACGGTCGCCGGGGTGTACTTCCCCCGCGGCGGGATGCACGCCCTGCCCCGCGCCATGGCGGCCGCGGCCGCCGACGCCGGTGCCGCGTTCCGCTACGGACACCCGGTCACCCGGCTGGAACGCCGCGGCGACCGGATCACGGCCGTGGTCACCGCGCACGAACGCATCCCCTGCGACGCGGTGGTCCTCACCCCCGACCTCCCGGTCGTCCACCGGCTGCTCGGCCGGCGCCCCCGCCGCCCGCTCCGCCTGCGCCACGCGCCGTCCGCGGTGGTCCTGCACGCCGGCACCGACCGCACCTGGCCGCGACTGGCCCACCACACGCTCTCCTTCGGCGCCGCGTGGGAGCGGACCTTCGACGAACTCACCCGCACCGGGCGGCTGATGAGCGACCCCTCGCTGCTCATCACCCGCCCCACCGCCACCGACCCCGGGCTCGCCCCTCCGGGGCGCCACCTCCACTACATCCTGGCGCCCTGCCCCAACACCGAGACCGGTCCCGGCGCCGGGGACTGGCACGACCTGGCGCCCCGGTACCGCGACAGCCTGCTCGCCGTACTGGAGCGCCGGGGGCTCACCGGCATCGGCGCCGCCACCGAGATGCACCACCTGGTCACCCCCGCCGACTGGGCCGCGCAGGGGCTCGCCGCCGGAACACCCTTCTCGGCCGCCCACACCCTGGCGCAGACCGGCCCCTTCCGCCCCCGCAACCTCGTGCGCGGCACCGAGAACGCCGTCCTGGCGGGCTGCGGCACCACCCCCGGCGTCGGCGTCCCCACCGTCCTGCTCTCCGGCAAGCTCGCCGCGGCCCGGATCACCGGCCCCCGGGCCACCCGGTCCCCGGCGGGAACCACCCGCCCGACCCCGAGAGGCACCCCGGCATGA